CAGAATTGCCATCATGGGCCAAATATGCAGTTGTGATGGCTATTGCCATGGACTATCAGCGGTTAAGGAGGAGCCCGGCCGTAGAAGGCGGTACGGATTTAGCCTATTCCCAGATGGCATTCACGGCCGCGTCCCTGGCGACATATATCCGCAAGCTGGGTTATCATGCTATCCCCTGCGGTAATGATATGGCGCTAAGTATTCCTCTGGCGGTAGACGCCGGACTGGGGGAGCTAGGCAGAAACGGCCTGCTCATAACGGAGCAATTCGGACCACGGGTGAGAATATGCAAAGTATTCACCGAACTCCCCCTTGAAACGGATTCGCCAGTAGACATAGGCGTACAGCATTTTTGTGAGAGATGTAAAATCTGTGCTGATTCATGCCCCAGCAAAGCAATCGTGTCTGGCGACAGGACCGATAAAGCCTGGGACAATTCAAATAGCGTCAATGTACTTAAATGGCCGGTAAAAGCAATAAATTGCCTGACCTACTGGTTAAAGAATAGAGCGGATTGCGCCGTCTGCCTTCGCACCTGTCCATTTAACAAACCGGATGGGATGCTTCATACCGTCGTCAGGAAAACTATAGAGAAAACCTCTGCGTTTGACCGATTTTTCATCAGAATGGACAAGGTATTCAGATACGGTGAACAGGCCCTCACCGAACTGGACGACTGAAATCCAAGGCGGGAAGGAAAAGCAGTTTCTTATAAATACCAGGCTCTTTGGTCCCTGATTGACAGTCCCTGCTTCCAGTAAGGCAAGGGTAAGCCGGTTAAGGCAGTACCTCGGGGTTTAATATATTCTCTGGGCGACCAGAAAAGAAAGCCGCTACATTGTCCACAGCAATTTTCAGGATGTTGCCCTGAGCCCTGGCGGTGTTTGCGGCGACATGGGGAGTCAGCACGGCATTTTCTATGCTCAGGAAGGGGTCATCAGGCCTAATTGGCTCTTCATCATGAACATCCAGGCCTGCTGTAGTCAGTCTCCCTTCCCGAAGCAATTCAGCTAAAGCCAAGTTATCAACCAGTTCGGCCCGGGCGGTATTCACGAAGATGGCACC
The genomic region above belongs to Chloroflexota bacterium and contains:
- a CDS encoding reductive dehalogenase — encoded protein: ELPSWAKYAVVMAIAMDYQRLRRSPAVEGGTDLAYSQMAFTAASLATYIRKLGYHAIPCGNDMALSIPLAVDAGLGELGRNGLLITEQFGPRVRICKVFTELPLETDSPVDIGVQHFCERCKICADSCPSKAIVSGDRTDKAWDNSNSVNVLKWPVKAINCLTYWLKNRADCAVCLRTCPFNKPDGMLHTVVRKTIEKTSAFDRFFIRMDKVFRYGEQALTELDD